One window of the Actinomyces wuliandei genome contains the following:
- a CDS encoding glycosyltransferase family protein, whose amino-acid sequence MLYSHDALGLGHLRRNLALAHHLARLLPGLTGQEVTGMVVTGLPPAEDYTLPPGFDWLVLPGVAKSSNGYQPRHLRITRSHLGQLRSQMLGAAVTAFAPDLVIIDRHPYGVRHELREPLRTLRRERPSARVVLGLREVLDTPRTLVREWDSLGSASQMRRLIDQVWVYGDPEVHNIISTGESPWALNDRVCFTGYLAHGRQAVEARPEHADRPFVLTTVGGGSDGYTLLRAAVSMTPPPGHDHVVVAGPQMSEEELRQAEDSAGPRTRVRRSLPGMSHHIAEAAAVIAMAGYNTVCEILATSTPALLVPREVPRQEQAIRARALSRAGALDHLDLGSLTPEALSRWAAQAVEGRQDREHLDLDGLSSVPRLASSLLASPTCRDGLVRTSAAAVALPAEGARAS is encoded by the coding sequence ATGCTCTACAGCCACGACGCCCTGGGGCTGGGCCACCTCAGGCGCAACCTGGCGCTGGCCCACCACCTGGCCCGGCTGCTTCCCGGCCTGACCGGCCAGGAGGTCACCGGCATGGTGGTCACCGGGCTCCCACCGGCCGAGGACTACACCCTGCCACCCGGCTTCGACTGGCTCGTCCTGCCGGGCGTGGCCAAGTCAAGCAACGGCTACCAGCCTCGCCACCTGCGCATCACCAGGAGCCACCTGGGCCAGCTGCGCTCCCAGATGCTGGGCGCGGCGGTCACAGCCTTCGCCCCGGACCTGGTCATCATCGACAGACACCCCTACGGGGTGCGCCACGAGCTGCGGGAGCCACTGCGCACACTGCGGCGCGAGCGCCCCTCCGCCCGGGTGGTCCTCGGGCTGCGCGAGGTCCTCGACACCCCCCGGACCCTGGTCCGCGAGTGGGACAGCCTGGGGTCAGCCTCGCAGATGAGGCGCCTGATCGACCAGGTCTGGGTGTACGGCGACCCGGAGGTCCACAACATCATCTCCACCGGAGAGAGCCCCTGGGCGCTCAACGACCGTGTGTGCTTCACCGGCTACCTGGCCCACGGGCGGCAGGCCGTGGAGGCCCGTCCCGAGCACGCTGACCGCCCATTCGTGCTGACCACGGTGGGTGGCGGCTCGGACGGCTACACGCTCCTTCGGGCTGCCGTGTCCATGACCCCACCCCCAGGTCACGACCACGTCGTGGTCGCCGGCCCCCAGATGAGCGAGGAGGAGCTGCGGCAGGCTGAGGACTCAGCCGGCCCTCGGACCCGGGTGCGGCGCTCGCTGCCGGGAATGAGCCACCACATCGCTGAGGCCGCCGCTGTCATCGCGATGGCTGGCTACAACACGGTCTGCGAGATCCTGGCCACCTCTACCCCGGCGCTGCTGGTTCCCCGCGAGGTGCCCCGTCAGGAGCAGGCCATCCGTGCCAGGGCCCTGTCGCGGGCAGGCGCGCTGGACCACCTGGACCTGGGTTCCCTGACTCCTGAGGCCCTGAGCCGGTGGGCCGCCCAGGCCGTAGAAGGCCGGCAGGACCGTGAGCACCTCGACCTTGACGGCCTGAGCAGCGTGCCCCGGCTCGCCAGCTCTCTCCTGGCCTCCCCGACATGCCGGGACGGACTCGTGCGTACGTCTGCGGCTGCCGTGGCCCTCCCGGCAGAAGGAGCTCGTGCCTCATGA
- the deoD gene encoding purine-nucleoside phosphorylase, which produces MATPHIGAQPGDFAPCVLMPGDPRRAQRIAEHLMPDARLVTDVRGMLGFTGTVGGRPLSVMGSGMGQPSLTIYATELFRDFGVERIIRVGTAGGVARSVQVGDLVVATGAHTDSAMNQARIPGVSFSAVADFHLARAACEAAEREGARPHVGTVISRDHFYLTPEGQTERLADYGVLAVEMEAAALYGVAAELGGQALAVLTVSDHLLDHSQDMSAAERETRFDGALRLAVAAAHS; this is translated from the coding sequence ATGGCCACACCGCACATTGGCGCCCAGCCCGGCGACTTCGCCCCCTGTGTCCTCATGCCCGGGGACCCCAGGCGTGCCCAGCGCATCGCCGAGCACCTCATGCCCGACGCCCGCCTGGTCACCGACGTGCGGGGCATGCTCGGCTTCACCGGAACCGTTGGCGGCCGCCCCCTCAGTGTCATGGGCTCGGGCATGGGGCAGCCCTCGCTGACCATCTACGCCACTGAGCTGTTCCGCGACTTCGGCGTCGAGCGGATCATCCGTGTCGGCACGGCGGGGGGCGTGGCGCGCTCGGTTCAGGTCGGGGACCTGGTCGTGGCCACCGGTGCGCACACGGACTCCGCCATGAACCAGGCCCGGATCCCGGGGGTGAGCTTTAGCGCCGTCGCCGACTTCCACCTGGCCCGGGCCGCCTGCGAGGCGGCGGAGAGAGAAGGGGCGAGGCCGCACGTGGGCACCGTCATCTCCCGGGACCACTTCTACCTCACGCCCGAGGGGCAGACCGAGCGTCTGGCCGACTACGGTGTCCTGGCGGTGGAGATGGAGGCGGCGGCCCTGTACGGGGTGGCCGCCGAGCTCGGCGGGCAGGCCCTGGCCGTCCTGACCGTCTCCGACCACCTCCTGGACCACTCCCAGGACATGAGCGCGGCTGAGCGCGAGACCCGTTTCGACGGCGCGCTGCGGCTGGCCGTGGCCGCCGCGCACAGCTGA
- a CDS encoding vitamin K epoxide reductase family protein: MVRVPTDAEIDAMSEEELEAYLSAPEDYDASVSDDGPGAEDLLARVRQAGAHPGGNGQAPGGWRAPSGAPRSYGWLLVVCSLLGLLACWRLIDSHLTRLRDPMANLTCDVNPLISCGETLDVWQGNLLGVPNSFVGAMAFAALLTVGAVVLVGLSLPRWMWWALSLGCLGGVAFVAWFLAVSVVTFGKLCPFCMLVWAVTIPVAASTWGWAAAGGHLGLGGRAALVVLRARWWVAAGMYLVVVLVAVVGLWDQWRALLG; encoded by the coding sequence ATGGTGCGGGTGCCTACGGACGCCGAGATCGACGCCATGAGCGAGGAGGAGCTGGAAGCCTACCTCAGCGCTCCCGAGGACTATGACGCCTCTGTCAGCGATGACGGACCCGGTGCCGAGGACCTCCTGGCCCGTGTCCGGCAGGCAGGTGCCCACCCTGGCGGCAACGGCCAGGCCCCGGGCGGCTGGCGTGCCCCCAGCGGGGCACCCCGCTCCTACGGCTGGCTCCTGGTGGTCTGCTCCCTGCTGGGGCTGCTGGCCTGCTGGAGGCTCATAGACTCCCACCTGACGCGCCTGCGTGACCCGATGGCAAACCTGACCTGTGACGTCAACCCGCTGATCTCCTGCGGAGAGACTCTCGATGTCTGGCAGGGGAACCTTCTGGGCGTGCCCAACTCCTTCGTCGGAGCCATGGCCTTCGCCGCCCTCCTGACCGTGGGGGCCGTCGTGCTGGTCGGCCTGAGCCTGCCCCGGTGGATGTGGTGGGCGCTGAGCCTGGGGTGCCTGGGAGGCGTCGCCTTCGTCGCCTGGTTCCTGGCCGTGTCCGTGGTGACCTTCGGAAAGCTGTGCCCCTTCTGCATGCTGGTGTGGGCGGTGACGATCCCCGTGGCCGCGTCTACCTGGGGGTGGGCGGCGGCCGGGGGGCACCTGGGGCTGGGGGGCCGGGCGGCCCTCGTCGTGCTGAGGGCACGGTGGTGGGTGGCGGCGGGAATGTACCTGGTGGTCGTCCTGGTCGCGGTCGTGGGTCTGTGGGACCAGTGGAGGGCGCTGCTGGGATGA
- a CDS encoding ABC transporter transmembrane domain-containing protein: protein MTSLRHHGFQGVRTWYAFGIAGTLIGSLTTAAQPYLVGQVTDSFLGSGGFPAALLGALAAAFAVDALASTSSRLLFGLASERFVLNLRNHLARRVLEAPYSQSSSYDRGDLNNRLVEDIPSAQQPYFSTYPDIVGSALVVIFCLSGMLVTSWPLTLGLLALLVVCGLLLLVVLRRLNQVAARSRVAEARYSSFLYEVLYNLMPLKALTAERWAAGELGARAGDARYLGNRLVGYSSLILPVVNIGTQLGLVGVLLAGGYMVTRGELETSALVAYFLYLVYMVSPLVSLGIALGDLREADASWDRLRALESTLPPEPSPTSPSPHALSPTRLATRDAAYTYPSGETIRVGDLTLTGPGTYCLVGDNGSGKSTLLSLLSALRLPTSGTVTWDDVAVSPQTALQVRQEVLLLTQERDALSVTVRDNICLGQAFSDAEILALAERLGTQDFFSSLPDGLDSVIGAEGVGLSGGQKQLLFVMHVLLRRPPVALLDEFSANLDARTKTLVSEEVARLSKSSLVLLITHDEALLERFPSHVRLERLAAAQPSTAETE, encoded by the coding sequence ATGACCTCGCTGAGACACCACGGGTTCCAGGGCGTACGCACCTGGTACGCCTTTGGTATCGCAGGTACTCTTATCGGGTCGCTGACAACGGCTGCCCAGCCCTACCTGGTGGGCCAGGTGACGGACTCCTTCCTTGGCAGCGGGGGCTTTCCCGCAGCACTTCTGGGTGCCCTGGCTGCCGCCTTTGCTGTTGACGCCTTGGCTTCGACGAGCAGCCGACTCCTCTTCGGGCTGGCCTCGGAGCGCTTCGTGCTCAACCTGCGCAACCACCTGGCGCGCCGCGTCCTGGAGGCTCCCTACTCACAGTCGTCGTCCTACGACCGCGGTGACCTCAACAACCGGCTGGTCGAGGACATTCCCAGTGCCCAGCAGCCCTACTTCTCCACCTACCCGGACATCGTCGGCTCCGCCCTGGTGGTGATCTTCTGCTTGTCGGGGATGCTGGTCACCAGCTGGCCCCTCACCCTGGGACTGCTGGCCCTCCTGGTCGTCTGTGGCCTGCTCCTGCTTGTTGTCCTGCGCAGGCTCAACCAGGTGGCCGCCAGGTCGCGCGTGGCTGAGGCCCGCTACTCCTCGTTCCTGTATGAGGTGCTCTACAACCTTATGCCGCTCAAGGCCCTCACTGCCGAACGCTGGGCGGCCGGAGAGCTGGGCGCGCGTGCCGGTGACGCCCGCTATCTGGGTAACAGGCTCGTCGGGTACTCCTCCCTCATCCTGCCGGTGGTCAACATCGGTACCCAGCTCGGCCTAGTAGGCGTCCTGCTGGCCGGCGGGTACATGGTCACACGGGGCGAGCTGGAGACGAGCGCCCTGGTGGCCTACTTCCTTTACCTGGTTTACATGGTCTCCCCGCTGGTGTCCCTGGGTATCGCCCTGGGGGACCTGCGTGAGGCAGACGCCTCCTGGGATAGGCTGCGCGCCCTGGAGTCCACGCTGCCCCCGGAGCCCTCCCCCACTTCTCCCTCGCCCCACGCACTCTCCCCTACCCGGCTGGCAACGAGAGATGCGGCTTACACCTATCCCAGCGGCGAGACGATCCGCGTCGGCGACCTCACGCTGACCGGCCCGGGCACCTACTGCCTGGTCGGTGACAACGGTTCTGGCAAGTCCACTCTGCTCAGCCTGCTCAGCGCCCTGCGCCTGCCGACCTCGGGGACGGTCACGTGGGACGATGTCGCGGTCTCACCGCAGACCGCTCTGCAGGTACGTCAGGAGGTCCTCCTCCTGACGCAGGAGCGTGACGCCCTGAGTGTCACCGTGCGTGACAATATCTGCCTGGGACAGGCCTTCTCCGACGCAGAGATCCTCGCTCTGGCCGAGCGCCTCGGCACCCAGGACTTCTTCAGTTCTCTTCCCGACGGCCTGGACTCCGTCATCGGGGCTGAGGGCGTGGGGCTGTCCGGTGGGCAGAAGCAGCTGCTCTTCGTCATGCACGTGCTCCTGCGGCGCCCGCCTGTCGCCCTCCTCGACGAGTTCTCAGCGAATCTGGACGCCCGGACAAAGACCTTGGTCAGTGAGGAGGTCGCCCGTCTCTCCAAGTCCTCGCTGGTGCTCCTCATCACCCACGACGAGGCGCTTCTCGAGCGATTCCCCAGCCACGTCAGGCTGGAGCGGCTAGCAGCCGCACAGCCGAGCACAGCAGAAACAGAATAA
- a CDS encoding metallophosphoesterase family protein: MLRVATLLVVTCVVSLAVGLATARASAPVGPHEATWSTTLDSTVTLDLGPLGAASIDSPAGPLGVEVVLGEIPSGATQADVVDPSALGESLSSDAASYVGLVTHPELTVQRGVHALLHDGLRRAGVVEGVLLCLVAAAHMTLTRSSGGATWGRLVGDVGGQGLGRTHVAWGALLRRPPVVTATAAVLAAVTVLLVPALRSAPVHGARLAALEGTPVAGATLSGRVADVVTAYGPRVTDFLETNEAFYSQAEASLRTAWAVSQETGGTVEVTAAGGQVDVAQVRQRAAEAEATAAADTGTATAVTESPDESPGPSAAPTGTQAPTPGASPEPASTTAPATGARAVPQRGAVTAVLSTDLHCNLDVIAFTGVLDEVSGADVHMDDGDLTMTGSDPEQLCVDALSQAVPSTVDKVATIGNHDSESTAARLRSQGWTVTDGTIQEVGGLRVLGQDDPERTTATGTTTRSGETAEEVGARLAATSCTGSGSDVVLIHQPATFGPLISQGCAPLLLAGHVHAERGMTTSQGSGGEVSALVSGAGKGGTSLGAVTQDAYLHVLSFAEDGSLVAWRAVVLHPDASVTVGAWQAVPPGEPAPQPGATATSTAGADQR, from the coding sequence GTGCTGCGTGTCGCTACGCTGCTGGTGGTCACGTGCGTCGTGTCGCTGGCTGTGGGGCTGGCCACGGCCAGGGCCTCGGCCCCGGTCGGACCTCACGAGGCCACCTGGTCCACCACGCTGGACTCCACCGTCACCCTTGACCTGGGACCGCTGGGAGCCGCCTCCATCGACTCGCCCGCCGGGCCCCTGGGGGTGGAGGTGGTCCTGGGAGAGATCCCCTCCGGGGCCACGCAGGCCGACGTCGTCGATCCCTCGGCGCTGGGGGAGAGCCTGTCCTCCGACGCTGCCTCCTACGTCGGACTGGTCACCCACCCCGAGCTGACGGTCCAGAGGGGCGTGCACGCGCTGCTCCACGACGGCCTGCGCCGTGCCGGGGTCGTCGAGGGGGTCCTGCTGTGCCTGGTTGCCGCCGCCCACATGACCCTTACCAGGAGCAGTGGCGGTGCCACATGGGGCCGCCTCGTCGGTGACGTGGGCGGTCAGGGGCTCGGCCGCACCCACGTCGCGTGGGGTGCCCTCCTGCGTCGTCCCCCTGTCGTCACGGCCACGGCTGCGGTCCTGGCTGCCGTCACCGTCCTGCTGGTGCCCGCGCTGCGCTCCGCACCTGTCCACGGGGCCAGGCTCGCGGCCCTGGAGGGGACGCCGGTGGCCGGGGCCACCCTCTCGGGGCGCGTCGCAGACGTGGTGACTGCCTACGGTCCCCGTGTCACCGACTTCCTGGAGACCAACGAAGCCTTCTACTCCCAGGCGGAGGCGAGCCTGCGCACCGCCTGGGCGGTCTCCCAGGAGACCGGCGGTACCGTGGAGGTCACGGCCGCAGGCGGCCAGGTCGATGTCGCGCAGGTCAGGCAGCGGGCCGCAGAGGCCGAGGCCACCGCTGCCGCAGACACCGGGACAGCTACCGCCGTCACCGAGAGCCCCGACGAGAGTCCCGGACCCTCTGCCGCCCCCACAGGTACGCAGGCGCCTACCCCGGGCGCCTCGCCAGAGCCTGCCTCCACCACCGCACCGGCCACCGGCGCCCGGGCCGTCCCCCAGCGAGGAGCCGTTACTGCGGTGCTGTCCACGGACCTCCACTGCAACCTCGACGTCATCGCTTTCACCGGTGTCCTGGACGAGGTCTCCGGGGCTGACGTCCACATGGACGACGGTGACCTCACCATGACCGGATCGGACCCGGAGCAGCTGTGCGTGGACGCCCTGAGCCAGGCGGTCCCCTCCACGGTGGACAAGGTCGCGACCATCGGCAACCACGACTCGGAGTCCACCGCCGCCAGGCTGCGCTCGCAGGGGTGGACGGTGACCGACGGCACTATCCAGGAGGTCGGCGGCCTGCGGGTGCTGGGGCAGGACGATCCCGAGCGCACCACCGCCACGGGGACCACCACCCGCAGCGGCGAGACCGCCGAGGAGGTAGGCGCCCGGCTGGCCGCCACCAGCTGCACCGGCTCAGGCAGCGACGTCGTGCTCATCCACCAGCCAGCCACCTTCGGTCCCCTGATCTCCCAGGGCTGCGCACCGCTGCTCCTGGCGGGCCACGTCCACGCCGAGCGGGGCATGACGACCAGCCAGGGCAGCGGAGGCGAGGTGTCCGCCCTGGTGTCCGGTGCAGGAAAGGGCGGAACCTCCCTGGGCGCGGTCACACAGGACGCCTACCTGCACGTGCTGTCTTTTGCCGAGGACGGCAGCCTGGTCGCCTGGCGCGCGGTGGTCCTCCACCCTGACGCCTCGGTCACGGTGGGGGCGTGGCAGGCTGTCCCGCCGGGCGAGCCGGCCCCGCAGCCCGGGGCAACGGCGACGAGCACAGCGGGCGCCGACCAGCGGTGA
- a CDS encoding sodium-dependent transporter, with product MTSSTGAEQTTQTPQQAPGREQWSGQVGFLMAAVGSAIGLGNIWRFPGVAYSNGGGAFIVPYIVALLCVGIPVLFLDYALGHRFRGSAATAFRRLSRRFEWLGWFQVLICFVIMSYYAVIVAWSLRYTVFAVTTAWGDDAQSFFFDYIGLGEMSSSGTPAYSATPVAGVVVPLLVVWVFGIVTIARGVSSGVERANRIFLPLLVTMFVLLVGRALVLPGATSGLNALFTPQWSALGDHTVWMAAFGQIFFSLSVGFGIMLTYSSYLRRRSNLVGTGMVAAFANSSFEILAGIGVFATLGFMAFREGVPVAELEGIQGVMLSFVTFPTVISEMPGGALFGTLFFASFSMAGLTSFISIIQVVASSVAEKFALTTPRATLAVGIPAALLSFVLFGTSSGLYDLDVVDAYINNIGVVASAIIMCAGTGLVLRRLGLLQRHLNLVSETRLIGPWWRLLVAVVVPVLLGYMFVQTAWSFLSDGYDDYSLAFTAIFGWGVLFLVAVATAVTTLLPWRTPVDDFEPLALDTLEGGDAR from the coding sequence ATGACCTCCTCCACCGGCGCCGAGCAGACCACGCAGACACCACAGCAGGCACCGGGCCGCGAGCAGTGGAGCGGTCAGGTCGGCTTCCTCATGGCGGCCGTCGGGTCGGCCATCGGCCTGGGGAACATCTGGCGCTTCCCCGGGGTGGCCTACAGCAACGGGGGAGGCGCCTTCATCGTCCCCTACATCGTGGCCCTGCTGTGCGTGGGCATCCCTGTCCTGTTCCTGGACTACGCCCTGGGCCACCGGTTCCGGGGCAGCGCGGCCACGGCCTTCCGCCGCCTCTCCCGCCGCTTCGAGTGGCTGGGCTGGTTCCAGGTCCTCATCTGCTTCGTCATCATGTCCTACTACGCCGTCATCGTGGCCTGGTCCCTGCGCTACACCGTCTTCGCGGTGACCACGGCCTGGGGGGACGACGCGCAGAGCTTCTTCTTCGACTACATCGGCCTGGGGGAGATGTCGTCCTCGGGGACCCCGGCCTACTCCGCCACGCCTGTGGCCGGGGTGGTCGTCCCTCTCCTCGTCGTGTGGGTCTTCGGGATCGTCACTATCGCCCGCGGCGTGTCCAGTGGGGTGGAGAGGGCCAACAGGATCTTCCTGCCGCTGCTGGTGACCATGTTTGTCCTCCTGGTGGGGCGCGCCCTGGTGCTGCCCGGGGCGACCAGCGGTCTCAACGCCCTGTTCACCCCCCAGTGGTCCGCGCTGGGCGACCACACCGTGTGGATGGCGGCCTTCGGGCAGATCTTCTTCTCCCTGTCGGTGGGGTTCGGCATCATGCTGACCTACTCCTCCTACCTGCGCCGCCGCTCCAACCTGGTGGGCACGGGGATGGTGGCCGCCTTCGCCAACTCCTCCTTCGAGATCCTCGCCGGCATCGGCGTCTTCGCCACCCTGGGCTTCATGGCCTTCCGCGAGGGGGTGCCCGTCGCCGAGCTGGAGGGCATCCAGGGGGTCATGCTGTCCTTCGTCACCTTCCCGACCGTCATCTCGGAGATGCCCGGAGGGGCGCTGTTCGGCACCTTGTTCTTCGCTTCCTTCTCCATGGCCGGGCTGACGTCCTTCATCTCCATCATCCAGGTGGTGGCCTCCTCCGTGGCGGAGAAGTTCGCCCTGACCACGCCCCGGGCCACCCTGGCCGTCGGGATCCCGGCCGCGCTGCTGTCCTTCGTCCTGTTCGGGACCTCCTCGGGGCTGTACGACCTGGACGTGGTGGACGCCTACATCAACAACATCGGGGTAGTGGCCTCGGCCATCATCATGTGCGCGGGCACCGGTCTGGTGCTCAGGCGGCTCGGGCTGCTGCAGCGCCACCTCAACCTGGTCTCTGAGACCCGGCTGATCGGCCCCTGGTGGCGCCTCCTGGTCGCCGTCGTGGTCCCCGTGCTCCTGGGCTACATGTTCGTCCAGACGGCGTGGTCCTTCCTCAGCGACGGCTACGACGACTACTCCCTGGCCTTTACCGCGATCTTCGGCTGGGGCGTGCTGTTCCTGGTGGCGGTGGCCACGGCGGTGACCACCCTCCTGCCGTGGCGTACCCCTGTGGACGACTTCGAGCCCCTGGCCCTGGACACCCTGGAAGGAGGTGACGCGAGATGA
- a CDS encoding ABC transporter ATP-binding protein, producing the protein MLEVEHLSAWYHRKNPVVREASFSIDSGEAVGLIGVNGAGKTTMLKALCDAHRGCSVGALRYRGRPVTPATAAFKRQRYLALAEDSSFPTWSLDTFVRFLGRAYGARRRARLLDELVEGFDFGRYRGAPFASLSSGSRKKASLIAAFHAQVDILLLDEPVDFLDFSATEYLYQRILAAKEHGQAVLLSSHVAESFTRCTSRLLVLSAGLLSAPVPTPADSRDVASLIA; encoded by the coding sequence ATGCTGGAGGTCGAGCACCTCAGTGCCTGGTACCACCGGAAGAACCCGGTGGTACGGGAGGCCTCGTTCAGCATCGACTCCGGTGAGGCCGTGGGGCTCATTGGTGTCAACGGCGCTGGCAAGACGACGATGCTCAAGGCGTTGTGTGATGCGCACCGGGGCTGCTCGGTGGGGGCGCTGCGCTACCGGGGCAGGCCGGTGACACCGGCCACGGCCGCGTTCAAGCGTCAGCGCTACCTCGCCCTGGCCGAGGACTCCTCGTTCCCGACCTGGTCCCTGGACACGTTTGTCCGCTTCCTCGGCAGGGCCTACGGTGCCAGGCGGCGCGCGCGGCTGCTCGACGAGCTGGTCGAGGGCTTCGACTTCGGCCGCTACCGGGGCGCGCCCTTCGCGAGCCTGTCCAGTGGTTCGCGCAAGAAGGCCAGCCTCATCGCGGCCTTCCATGCCCAGGTGGACATTCTCCTCCTGGACGAGCCGGTCGACTTCCTGGACTTCTCCGCCACGGAGTACCTCTACCAGCGCATACTTGCCGCGAAGGAGCACGGGCAGGCCGTGCTGCTCAGCTCCCATGTCGCGGAGTCGTTCACGCGGTGCACCTCCCGCCTGCTCGTCCTGTCCGCCGGCCTGCTGTCCGCCCCCGTTCCCACCCCCGCTGACTCCCGTGACGTCGCCTCGCTCATCGCCTAG
- the nadD gene encoding nicotinate-nucleotide adenylyltransferase, whose protein sequence is MSAPERPLRIGVMGGTFDPIHHGHLVAASEVQNVFGLDEVLFVPTWAQPYKRDRRVSPAEHRYLMTVIATASNPRFTVSRVDIDRGGTTYTIDTLHDIGAEYPGAELYFITGADALAQILTWKDSGEIFDLAHLVGVTRPGHVLTGSGVPQDRISLVEVPAMAISSTDCRQRVGRGEPVWYLVPDGVVQYIRKYGLYRMALRPSSTTSMTARVAREQSLRKENDGEH, encoded by the coding sequence TTGAGCGCGCCTGAACGCCCGCTGCGCATCGGCGTCATGGGCGGAACCTTCGACCCGATCCACCACGGTCACCTCGTGGCTGCCAGCGAGGTCCAGAACGTCTTCGGCCTGGACGAGGTGCTCTTCGTCCCCACCTGGGCGCAGCCCTACAAACGGGACAGGCGTGTCTCTCCGGCGGAGCACCGCTACCTCATGACGGTCATCGCCACGGCGTCCAACCCGCGCTTCACCGTCTCCCGGGTGGACATCGACCGGGGCGGTACCACCTACACCATTGACACTCTCCACGACATCGGGGCAGAGTATCCTGGGGCGGAGCTGTACTTCATCACGGGTGCGGACGCCCTGGCGCAGATCCTCACCTGGAAGGACAGTGGGGAGATCTTCGACCTGGCGCACCTGGTCGGCGTGACCAGGCCCGGCCACGTCCTGACAGGCTCAGGAGTGCCTCAGGACCGTATCTCCCTGGTGGAGGTGCCCGCCATGGCCATCTCGTCAACCGACTGCCGTCAGCGGGTTGGACGGGGAGAGCCCGTGTGGTACCTGGTCCCGGACGGCGTCGTGCAGTACATCCGGAAGTACGGGCTCTATCGTATGGCCCTGCGTCCGTCGTCGACGACGTCGATGACGGCGCGGGTGGCCCGCGAGCAGTCCCTGAGGAAGGAGAACGACGGTGAGCACTGA
- the rsfS gene encoding ribosome silencing factor, with translation MPASASDHAVGLTLTAARAAADRKGYGAVAIDVSQRLGLTDVFLVLTASNDRQVRAVVDAVDEALHGAGAVRRAREGLSEARWVLLDYGDLVVHVLREEDREFYGLERLWKDCPLIALPDEAGPGFDAGQAPEEQR, from the coding sequence GTGCCAGCCAGCGCCAGTGACCACGCCGTGGGGCTGACCCTCACCGCAGCACGTGCCGCTGCCGACCGCAAGGGGTACGGGGCAGTTGCCATCGACGTCTCCCAGCGTCTCGGCCTGACGGACGTCTTCCTCGTCCTCACGGCCTCCAACGACCGGCAGGTGCGTGCGGTCGTTGACGCCGTCGATGAGGCCCTGCACGGCGCGGGTGCGGTGCGCCGTGCCCGGGAGGGGCTGAGCGAGGCCCGCTGGGTGCTGCTTGACTACGGCGACCTGGTCGTCCACGTGCTCCGGGAGGAGGACCGGGAGTTCTACGGCCTGGAGCGCCTGTGGAAGGACTGCCCTCTCATCGCGCTGCCGGACGAGGCTGGACCAGGCTTCGACGCGGGGCAGGCTCCTGAGGAGCAGAGGTGA
- a CDS encoding histidine phosphatase family protein has protein sequence MIEVVLWRHGQTDYNLAGRVQGQVDVPLNDTGAQQARQAAAAVAALGPTRIVSSPLGRAWATAQVLAQEVGLPVETEARVAERSFGQWEGLTRKQIKAGWPDLYRRWREGRDVPEVGVEARDQVARRVGAAVAELVVPGRADMTDGGAADGDVVVVVSHGSATRLGVCHLLGLDPTTWFGLRGMANGHYARLQTQKHEPGWALQGWDLFPQVHQA, from the coding sequence GTGATAGAGGTCGTCCTGTGGCGCCACGGCCAGACCGACTACAACCTGGCCGGGCGCGTCCAGGGCCAGGTGGACGTCCCCCTCAACGACACCGGTGCGCAGCAGGCGCGCCAGGCCGCTGCCGCCGTCGCGGCCTTGGGACCGACCCGGATCGTCTCCTCCCCGCTGGGCCGTGCCTGGGCCACGGCTCAGGTCCTGGCCCAGGAGGTGGGGCTGCCCGTCGAGACTGAGGCCAGGGTCGCGGAGCGCTCCTTCGGGCAGTGGGAGGGGCTCACCCGCAAGCAGATCAAGGCGGGGTGGCCCGACCTGTACCGTCGCTGGCGGGAAGGGCGCGACGTGCCTGAGGTGGGTGTGGAGGCAAGAGACCAGGTCGCCCGGCGCGTCGGCGCGGCAGTCGCCGAGCTGGTGGTGCCTGGTCGCGCGGACATGACTGACGGGGGCGCGGCTGACGGGGACGTGGTCGTGGTGGTCTCGCACGGCTCGGCCACCCGCCTGGGAGTCTGCCACCTGCTGGGGCTGGACCCCACGACGTGGTTCGGCCTGCGCGGCATGGCCAACGGGCACTACGCGAGGCTACAGACACAGAAGCACGAGCCCGGGTGGGCGCTCCAGGGGTGGGACCTGTTCCCGCAGGTGCACCAGGCCTGA
- a CDS encoding DUF1540 domain-containing protein, producing MTAVAQITSCSTTSCAFNNGGCTAFAITVGGDTGAPSCGTFLSLDARGGLGVADAHVGACQRLECVHNTDLMCTAEAVQVGGDTAACLSYQAR from the coding sequence ATGACCGCCGTCGCCCAGATCACCTCCTGTTCCACCACCTCCTGCGCCTTCAACAACGGCGGCTGCACCGCCTTCGCCATCACCGTCGGCGGCGACACGGGGGCACCGTCCTGCGGCACGTTCCTCAGCCTGGACGCCCGGGGCGGCCTGGGTGTGGCTGACGCCCACGTCGGCGCCTGCCAGCGCCTGGAGTGCGTCCACAACACTGACCTCATGTGCACCGCCGAGGCCGTCCAGGTCGGGGGCGACACCGCCGCCTGCCTGTCCTACCAGGCCCGCTGA